The following proteins come from a genomic window of Mycolicibacterium rufum:
- a CDS encoding DUF2461 domain-containing protein yields the protein MAFHGWPIEAVEFYEGLEADNSKVYWQDHRDTYERHVKAPMEELLAELADEFGPGTMFRPYRDVRFSADKSPYKTTCAARIGAGYVSFSAEGLSAGSGLYMPDPAALQRFRAAVDATDSGTALAGIVADLRKAGYQVTAHDVLKTAPRGYPADHPRIELLRHKGLAMMTSWPVGAWLGTCRAKDRVVTTLRAAVPLGQWLDRHVG from the coding sequence ATGGCGTTTCACGGCTGGCCCATCGAGGCGGTGGAGTTCTACGAAGGCCTCGAGGCCGACAACTCCAAGGTGTACTGGCAGGACCACAGGGACACCTACGAGCGGCATGTGAAGGCGCCGATGGAGGAACTGCTGGCCGAGCTCGCCGACGAGTTCGGTCCCGGCACGATGTTCCGGCCCTACCGCGACGTGCGCTTCAGCGCCGACAAGAGCCCCTACAAGACCACCTGCGCCGCCCGGATCGGCGCCGGCTACGTGTCGTTCTCGGCGGAGGGGCTGTCGGCGGGCAGCGGGCTCTACATGCCGGACCCCGCCGCGTTGCAGCGTTTCCGGGCGGCCGTCGACGCCACCGACTCCGGGACCGCACTGGCGGGCATCGTCGCCGATCTGCGCAAGGCTGGCTACCAGGTCACGGCGCACGACGTGCTCAAGACCGCTCCGCGCGGTTACCCCGCCGACCACCCGCGGATCGAGCTGCTGCGGCACAAGGGCCTCGCGATGATGACAAGCTGGCCGGTCGGGGCGTGGCTCGGCACCTGCCGCGCCAAGGATCGCGTGGTCACGACACTGCGCGCCGCCGTCCCGCTGGGGCAGTGGCTGGATCGTCACGTGGGCTAG
- the purM gene encoding phosphoribosylformylglycinamidine cyclo-ligase — translation MTDRAEQHGISYASAGVDIEAGDRAVELFKPLAKKATRPEVRGGLGGFAGLFALRGGYREPLLASSTDGVGTKLAVAQAMDKHDTVGIDLVAMVVDDLVVCGAEPLFLQDYIAVGRTVPERVAELVSGIADGCVQAGCALLGGETAEHPGLMAPDHYDISATGVGVVEADDVLGPDRVRPGDVLIAMASTGLHSNGYSLARHVLLEIDHMNLAGHVEEFGRTLGEELLEPTRIYAKDCLALAAETQVRTFCHVTGGGLAGNLERVIPHGLVAQLDRGTWTPAPVFGMIAQRGRIERAEMEKTFNMGVGMVAVVAPEDTDRALAVLTARHLNCWTLGTIEKGSKDGSRAVLVGRHPRF, via the coding sequence ATGACCGATCGCGCCGAACAACACGGCATTTCCTACGCGTCGGCCGGGGTCGACATCGAAGCAGGCGACCGCGCTGTCGAGCTGTTCAAACCGCTCGCCAAGAAGGCCACCCGCCCCGAGGTACGCGGCGGCCTGGGCGGGTTCGCCGGCCTGTTCGCCCTGCGGGGCGGCTACCGCGAGCCCCTGCTGGCCTCGTCCACCGACGGCGTGGGCACCAAGCTCGCCGTCGCCCAGGCGATGGACAAGCACGACACCGTCGGTATCGACCTGGTCGCGATGGTCGTCGACGACCTCGTGGTGTGCGGCGCCGAGCCCCTCTTCCTGCAGGACTACATCGCGGTCGGGCGGACCGTGCCCGAACGCGTCGCCGAACTGGTGTCCGGCATCGCCGACGGCTGTGTACAGGCCGGATGCGCGCTGCTGGGCGGCGAGACGGCCGAACATCCCGGACTGATGGCGCCCGACCACTACGACATCTCCGCCACCGGCGTCGGGGTCGTGGAGGCAGACGACGTGCTCGGTCCCGACCGGGTCCGCCCCGGCGACGTGCTCATCGCGATGGCCTCCACCGGCCTGCACTCCAACGGCTACTCGCTGGCCCGCCACGTCCTGCTCGAGATCGACCACATGAACCTGGCCGGGCACGTCGAGGAGTTCGGCCGCACCCTGGGCGAGGAACTGCTCGAGCCCACCCGCATCTACGCCAAGGACTGCCTGGCGCTGGCCGCCGAAACCCAGGTCCGCACGTTCTGCCACGTCACCGGCGGTGGGCTGGCCGGCAACCTGGAACGCGTCATCCCGCACGGCCTGGTCGCGCAACTCGACCGCGGCACGTGGACCCCGGCGCCCGTCTTCGGCATGATCGCCCAGCGCGGCCGCATCGAACGGGCCGAGATGGAGAAGACGTTCAACATGGGTGTGGGAATGGTGGCCGTCGTGGCGCCGGAGGACACCGACCGCGCACTGGCCGTGCTGACTG